From a single Pseudomonas sp. A34-9 genomic region:
- a CDS encoding pilin assembly protein, protein MKIRELAQHWEENAKGRLTDTGYTIHLDVEAAARLAAIAEMYPKRHAEELLGELIGAALEEFEASLPYVKGSTVVATDEEGDPLYEDVGPTPRFLALSRRHLHDLSAAEGKQKH, encoded by the coding sequence ATGAAAATTCGTGAACTCGCCCAGCATTGGGAAGAAAACGCCAAAGGTCGCCTGACCGACACTGGCTACACGATTCATCTGGACGTCGAGGCCGCTGCGCGCTTGGCGGCGATTGCCGAGATGTACCCCAAACGGCATGCCGAAGAACTGCTCGGCGAACTGATCGGCGCGGCGCTTGAAGAGTTCGAAGCGAGTCTGCCGTATGTGAAAGGTTCGACGGTGGTGGCGACCGATGAGGAAGGCGATCCGCTGTATGAAGACGTCGGGCCGACGCCGCGGTTTCTGGCGCTGTCACGCCGACATTTACATGACCTCTCGGCCGCAGAAGGCAAGCAAAAACACTGA
- a CDS encoding DUF4398 domain-containing protein, with protein MELKTMKNQTTFTHLRGLKLAALAIGTSFVLAGCAGNPPTEQYAVTQSAVNSAVSAGGTEFAAVEMKQAQDKLKQAEIAMHDKKYDEARRLSEQAEWDARVAERKAQAAKAELAVKDSQKGVQELRQESQRPVQQ; from the coding sequence ATGGAGTTGAAGACCATGAAAAACCAAACCACGTTTACCCACCTGCGCGGTCTGAAACTGGCCGCCCTGGCAATCGGCACCAGCTTCGTACTGGCCGGTTGCGCCGGTAATCCACCGACCGAGCAGTACGCCGTGACCCAATCGGCCGTGAACAGTGCGGTCAGCGCTGGCGGTACAGAGTTCGCCGCGGTTGAGATGAAGCAAGCGCAGGACAAACTGAAACAAGCCGAAATCGCCATGCACGACAAGAAGTATGACGAGGCCCGTCGCCTGTCCGAACAGGCCGAGTGGGACGCTCGCGTCGCCGAACGCAAGGCTCAGGCAGCCAAGGCTGAACTGGCTGTAAAGGATTCCCAGAAAGGTGTTCAGGAACTGCGTCAGGAAAGTCAGCGCCCAGTGCAGCAGTAA
- a CDS encoding OmpA family protein translates to MRKQLMIPALLAASVALAACSTPPNPNLEQARTNYSGLQANPQASKVAALETKDASDYLDKADKAYLDKQDAAKVDQLAYLTNQRVEVAKQTIALRTAENNLKNAAAQRAQARLDARDQQIKQLQDSLNAKQTDRGTLVTFGDVLFATDRADLKSSGLVNINKLAQFLQENPDRKVIVEGYTDSTGTASHNQSLSERRANSVRTALVKMGVDPARIVTQGYGKEYPVAENGSASGRAMNRRVEVTISNDNQPVMPRSAVSSN, encoded by the coding sequence ATGCGCAAGCAACTGATGATCCCAGCTCTTCTGGCCGCAAGTGTCGCTCTGGCTGCGTGCTCGACTCCGCCTAATCCGAACCTGGAACAGGCGCGCACCAACTACTCGGGCCTGCAAGCCAACCCGCAGGCGAGCAAAGTCGCGGCACTGGAAACCAAAGACGCCAGTGATTACCTGGATAAGGCCGACAAGGCTTACCTGGACAAACAAGACGCAGCCAAGGTTGACCAACTGGCCTACCTGACCAACCAGCGCGTAGAAGTGGCCAAGCAGACCATCGCTCTGCGCACCGCTGAAAACAACCTGAAGAACGCCGCCGCCCAACGTGCCCAGGCGCGTCTGGATGCTCGCGATCAGCAGATCAAGCAGCTGCAGGACAGCCTCAACGCCAAGCAGACCGATCGCGGTACGCTGGTGACCTTCGGTGATGTGCTGTTCGCAACCGACCGTGCCGACCTGAAATCCAGCGGTCTGGTGAACATCAACAAACTGGCGCAGTTCCTCCAGGAAAACCCGGATCGCAAAGTGATCGTCGAGGGCTACACCGACAGCACCGGTACCGCCAGCCACAACCAGTCGCTGTCTGAGCGTCGCGCCAACTCCGTGCGCACCGCACTGGTGAAAATGGGTGTTGATCCAGCGCGTATCGTCACTCAAGGCTACGGCAAGGAATACCCGGTTGCCGAGAATGGCAGCGCTTCGGGCCGTGCGATGAACCGTCGTGTGGAAGTGACCATTTCCAACGACAACCAGCCAGTGATGCCACGTTCGGCAGTCAGCTCGAACTAA